From the genome of Bradyrhizobium elkanii USDA 76, one region includes:
- the otnI gene encoding 2-oxo-tetronate isomerase encodes MPRFAANLTMMFNEVPFLDRFEAAAKAGFTAVEFLFPYDHPAEEVGKRLKGNGLTQALFNLPPGDWNAGEKGFAALPDRFADLQQSLKTALPYVQATGVKRVHLMAGIADRSDRRAVEAFYKSVANAAEFFAPHGLDVVIEPINPRNVPGYFLNDFNFAYDLISELKIPNLKLQFDIYHCQIIHGDVTMRLREMMPIIGHIQIASIPSRNEPDGEELNYPFLFGELDRLGYGGFVGCEYNPRGKTTEGLAWFKPYAGVKP; translated from the coding sequence ATGCCCCGTTTTGCCGCCAACCTCACCATGATGTTCAACGAGGTCCCGTTCCTCGACCGCTTCGAGGCGGCGGCGAAAGCGGGCTTCACCGCGGTCGAATTCCTGTTTCCTTACGACCATCCGGCCGAGGAGGTCGGCAAGCGGCTGAAGGGCAATGGGCTGACGCAGGCGCTGTTCAACCTGCCGCCGGGCGACTGGAACGCCGGCGAGAAGGGGTTTGCCGCGCTGCCCGACCGTTTCGCCGACCTCCAGCAAAGCCTGAAGACCGCGCTGCCCTATGTGCAGGCGACCGGCGTCAAGCGGGTGCATTTGATGGCCGGGATCGCCGACCGCAGCGATCGACGCGCAGTGGAAGCCTTTTACAAATCCGTCGCGAACGCCGCGGAGTTCTTCGCGCCGCACGGCCTCGACGTCGTGATCGAGCCGATCAATCCGCGCAACGTGCCCGGCTACTTTCTCAACGATTTCAACTTCGCGTACGACCTGATCAGCGAGCTGAAGATTCCGAACCTCAAGCTGCAGTTCGACATCTACCACTGCCAGATCATTCATGGCGACGTCACCATGCGGCTGCGCGAGATGATGCCGATCATTGGCCACATCCAGATCGCGTCGATCCCCTCGCGCAACGAACCCGATGGCGAGGAGCTAAACTATCCGTTTCTGTTCGGCGAGCTCGACCGGCTCGGCTATGGCGGCTTCGTCGGCTGCGAATACAATCCGCGCGGCAAGACCACCGAGGGTCTCGCCTGGTTCAAGCCCTATGCCGGAGTGAAGCCGTGA
- the ltnD gene encoding L-threonate dehydrogenase, with translation MFRDRHMSSSATSRVAVIGLGSMGYGMATSLRRAGFEVTGCDVSADAVARFVADGGKGARSPAEAARDADIVVSVVVNAAQTEGILFGKDGVAETLAKDAVFISSATMDPDIARRLAKQLEATGRHYLDAPISGGAQRAAQGELTILASGSAAAFAKARPALDAMAAKLYELGDAAGQGAAFKMINQLLAGVHIAAASEAIAFAAKQGLDIRKVYEVITASAGNSWMFENRMPHVLDGDYAPRSAVEIFVKDLGIIQDMARNARFPVPVSAAALQMFLMTAAAGMGRDDDASVARMYAQVTGTKLPGEK, from the coding sequence ATGTTCAGGGATCGCCACATGTCCAGTTCCGCAACATCACGTGTCGCCGTCATCGGGCTGGGCTCGATGGGATACGGCATGGCGACCTCGCTCAGGCGGGCCGGTTTCGAGGTGACCGGCTGCGACGTGTCGGCCGATGCGGTGGCGCGCTTCGTCGCCGACGGCGGCAAGGGCGCCAGGTCGCCGGCCGAGGCGGCCCGGGATGCCGACATCGTCGTCAGCGTCGTCGTCAATGCCGCGCAGACTGAAGGGATCCTGTTCGGCAAGGACGGCGTCGCCGAGACCTTGGCGAAGGACGCGGTCTTCATCTCCTCGGCGACCATGGATCCCGATATTGCGCGGCGTCTCGCAAAACAGCTCGAGGCGACCGGCCGGCATTATCTTGACGCCCCGATCTCCGGCGGCGCGCAGCGCGCGGCGCAGGGCGAATTGACGATTCTCGCGTCCGGCAGCGCGGCGGCGTTTGCGAAGGCGCGGCCGGCGCTGGATGCGATGGCGGCAAAACTCTACGAGCTCGGCGATGCCGCGGGGCAGGGCGCTGCGTTCAAGATGATCAACCAGTTGCTGGCCGGCGTGCACATCGCTGCCGCCTCCGAGGCGATCGCCTTTGCCGCCAAGCAAGGCCTCGATATCCGCAAGGTCTATGAGGTGATCACCGCCTCCGCCGGAAATTCCTGGATGTTCGAGAACCGCATGCCGCATGTGCTCGATGGCGACTATGCGCCGCGCAGCGCGGTGGAGATCTTCGTCAAGGACCTCGGCATCATCCAGGACATGGCGCGCAATGCACGCTTCCCGGTGCCGGTCTCGGCCGCGGCCTTGCAGATGTTCCTGATGACCGCGGCCGCCGGCATGGGCCGCGACGACGATGCGTCGGTGGCGCGGATGTATGCGCAGGTTACCGGCACCAAGCTTCCAGGCGAGAAATAA